The DNA region CTGAAATCTAGGCGGCGATCGCCAACTTTCTTTCGAGGTCAAACAAAAAGCCGTGGATATATTCTTCCGTCCACTCAGCACCATAGAATCTAGTCAACATTCCCCGTGCTGGATCCTTCTCTGCTCGATAATTTACGTAACTGAGTTGTGCCTCTTTGATTTTTTCTAATGACGGTCGATCAGTAACAGGTTCGGCTGCCTCAACCAAATCAAGATAAGCATTGAGATAATCTTTGAATGCCCCAAATACATGAGTCTCTACCGCATCGGGAGCGGTCGGTCTTGTCCAGAGAAATGCGGGAGAAAAATACGCCTTTGCTTCCTCCGGGAAATCGCCACCCCAAGGCAAATCCTCTTGGTATTTTTCGAAGATGGGCATTACTGGATCGCTATAACGGGCGCGATACTCATCTGTGTGAAAGAGTGGCTGCATATCAATTGCAATCAGTGGACCACCAGGTAAGGTCACCAAATCCGCGCCAAAAAAGGGTAAATCATACTTGAGGTCAGGAAAAATCACGAAATTCAAGACCTGACAAGCCATGCCACCTTCAACGTGAGCCGCTCGAATTTGCCGTAATTTCTCGGTGCGAAAACCATGGCTCGTGGTGACCACATGGGCTTCCCGTTTTCCTTTTCCCACCGTTGCTTCATTACGATCAAACCCTTCTGGAATCGGATAAGGCTCTAAATCTGGCAGGCGATCGCCCATCACTTTTTCCGCATAATCAAGAAAAGGCTGATAAATAGACATTTTAAAAAATTTTATAAAGTGAAATAGATAATAAAAATTGCCCAAAAATAAAAAGGGCAAGAAGAAAAAAGTGAAAGCGTTAGCAAATTTTGAAGATAGGGAACCGCAAATTAAACATTAGCTGTTTGTTCTGACTCTGACTCTGATGCTGAATCCGTCTCAATTTCTGCCTTTGCCGACTCTGATGGAGTGGACTCTTCAAACAAAAACTCATGTAAAAATTGCTCAGACCACTCATGTCCGAAATAGCTATTAAACAAACCAGCTGCTGGATCTCGATCCGCACTGTACTGGTCATAATCTTTGTGCGCCTGAGTGATTTTGGCAATCCGCTCTGGATCATCTGTGGGCTTCAGATTCTTCAGCATGGTGCAATACAGATCTAAATACTCTTTAAATGCGGGCAATAAACTGTTCACTACCGTATCCGCATCTGTCTTCGCAAAAAGTAGATAAGGAGAAAAATATTGTGCCGCATCATAGAAACGCATCGGTAAATCCTGCGCCAACTCGTCATAGCGATCGCGAATTGCCTTAACGGGCTCAATGTACTTCTCCATATAACCTTCATCTCGAAAGAGAGGCTGGAAGTCGAGCACCACTAAAATTTTCTTTTGACCAAACGCAAGAAAATCAATCCCAAGCAACGGCATATCGTAACCATAGGAAGGATAAAGCACACTATTAAAGATCTGTGCCATCTTACCTGCGTTGATATATGTGTAGCGAATCTTGCGAAGCTCCGGCGACTGATAACACCAACTTTCGATCATCGCTGGATTTTTGCCGCGCTTGCTCATCTGAAACTCGAGTTCAGGGTCAATTGGACGACTCTTTAGCTCGAAGCGGCTAAATAACTCTTGCTCTAAATGTCTAAGAAAAGGCTGAAACATGAACTTCGTCCAATGGGCATAAATGGGACAGTTAACTTGCTGCCAAGTATATGAGATGCCATCCGGTCGATTCGGCCGCCTTTTGAGAAAGCAACATTTCGTAATGTGTTTTCGCCTAGTTTTTTACAATTCCAGGAAGATGGCCGAGATGCCGAAAAAGCCTTTAAAACAAGACGTTTGCTTGTGTCGTACTTGGAGTGGATTAGGTAGCAAATGTTACGAAAGGTTTCTTTGTCTCTCAAAAAAGCGCCGTAAATCTCATTTCAGTTTTATTCTCATTTCAGTTGGTTCGCAACGACGACTAACTAAAACTTTTTTTAAAGTCAATTTTGTTCAAATACCTATAGAGGAGAGCTCAAATGCTTGACGCTTTTTCTAGAGCAGTTGTTACTGCTGATAGCAAGACTACAGCAATTGGTGGTGGCGATCTCGCTGCACTCAAAGAATTTATCGCTTCCGGTAACCGTCGCTTAGACGCAGTTAGCGCAATCGCTTCCAACGCTAGTTGCATGGTTTCCGATGCAATCGCTGGCATGATTTGTGAGAACACTGGTCTCATCCAAGCTGGTGGTAACTGCTACCCTAACCGTCGCATGGCTGCTTGTCTCCGTGATGGCGAAATCGTTCTTCGTTATGTAAGCTACGCGCTTCTCGCTGGTGACGCTTCCGTTCTTGAAGACCGTTGCTTAAACGGCCTCAAGGAAACTTACACTGCTCTTGGTGTACCTCTTCAGTCCACTGCACGTGCAGTAGGCATCATGAAGGCTCAAGCTGCTGCTCACATTCAGGACAATCCTAGTGAAGCTCGTGCAGGCGCTCGTCTTCGTAAAATGGGT from [Leptolyngbya] sp. PCC 7376 includes:
- a CDS encoding 15,16-dihydrobiliverdin:ferredoxin oxidoreductase encodes the protein MFQPFLRHLEQELFSRFELKSRPIDPELEFQMSKRGKNPAMIESWCYQSPELRKIRYTYINAGKMAQIFNSVLYPSYGYDMPLLGIDFLAFGQKKILVVLDFQPLFRDEGYMEKYIEPVKAIRDRYDELAQDLPMRFYDAAQYFSPYLLFAKTDADTVVNSLLPAFKEYLDLYCTMLKNLKPTDDPERIAKITQAHKDYDQYSADRDPAAGLFNSYFGHEWSEQFLHEFLFEESTPSESAKAEIETDSASESESEQTANV
- the cpeB gene encoding C-phycoerythrin subunit beta, translating into MLDAFSRAVVTADSKTTAIGGGDLAALKEFIASGNRRLDAVSAIASNASCMVSDAIAGMICENTGLIQAGGNCYPNRRMAACLRDGEIVLRYVSYALLAGDASVLEDRCLNGLKETYTALGVPLQSTARAVGIMKAQAAAHIQDNPSEARAGARLRKMGSPVVEDRCASLVAEAGSYFDRVVAALS
- a CDS encoding phycoerythrobilin:ferredoxin oxidoreductase; this translates as MSIYQPFLDYAEKVMGDRLPDLEPYPIPEGFDRNEATVGKGKREAHVVTTSHGFRTEKLRQIRAAHVEGGMACQVLNFVIFPDLKYDLPFFGADLVTLPGGPLIAIDMQPLFHTDEYRARYSDPVMPIFEKYQEDLPWGGDFPEEAKAYFSPAFLWTRPTAPDAVETHVFGAFKDYLNAYLDLVEAAEPVTDRPSLEKIKEAQLSYVNYRAEKDPARGMLTRFYGAEWTEEYIHGFLFDLERKLAIAA